A stretch of Synechococcus sp. MIT S9220 DNA encodes these proteins:
- a CDS encoding glutathione S-transferase, which yields MTEVQPGADALSWSELDALAAPAAERIEGPANSQATLRLFGQPEDSIRVTLFRDHHAWCPYCQKVWLWLEFRRIPYRIRKVTMRCYGPKEPWFTALVPSGMLPALELDGRLITESDRILEALERSFGPVGAPMADRRVRRLRDLERLLFRAWCIWLCTPGLGERQERQARDQFQRVAQQMEQALISGGGSWLDPDAPDGPIPGTADLVFIPYVERMNASLAYFKGFALREEHPAIDRWLTALEHLETYRGTQSDVHTHAHDLPPQMGGCWADGSEAQQRMALAVDSGSGLNELERRWSSSSEMVSAKARALERVLRHRNILLARNPLGDRFDQPLRAALTAMVLDQPVPPETGSASALRYLRDRISVPRDMPLESARLLRKCLESTAALDGDQHPDALPFEHRFDQDPRPFLTHHS from the coding sequence ATGACAGAAGTCCAACCTGGCGCTGATGCGCTCAGCTGGTCTGAGCTGGATGCTCTGGCGGCCCCAGCAGCCGAGCGCATCGAAGGACCTGCCAATTCCCAGGCCACCTTGCGCCTGTTTGGTCAGCCCGAAGACTCGATTCGGGTCACATTGTTCCGCGATCACCATGCCTGGTGCCCGTACTGCCAGAAAGTGTGGCTTTGGCTTGAGTTTCGCCGGATTCCGTACCGAATTCGCAAAGTGACCATGCGCTGCTACGGCCCCAAGGAGCCCTGGTTCACTGCTCTCGTTCCGTCGGGGATGCTTCCGGCTCTGGAGCTTGATGGCCGTCTGATCACTGAAAGTGATCGGATTTTGGAGGCTCTTGAGCGAAGCTTCGGGCCAGTTGGTGCTCCGATGGCCGACCGCAGAGTGCGTCGGCTTCGGGATCTTGAACGCCTGCTGTTCAGGGCCTGGTGCATCTGGTTGTGCACTCCCGGTCTGGGAGAGCGACAAGAACGTCAGGCCCGTGATCAGTTTCAGCGTGTCGCCCAGCAAATGGAGCAGGCGCTCATCAGCGGCGGCGGCAGCTGGTTGGATCCCGATGCACCTGATGGTCCGATCCCTGGCACAGCAGACCTGGTGTTCATTCCTTATGTGGAACGGATGAACGCCTCACTCGCTTATTTCAAGGGCTTTGCGTTGCGCGAGGAGCATCCCGCAATCGATCGCTGGCTCACGGCACTTGAGCACCTGGAGACCTATCGAGGCACCCAGAGCGATGTGCACACCCATGCCCATGATCTACCTCCGCAGATGGGCGGCTGCTGGGCTGATGGCAGCGAGGCACAGCAACGCATGGCTCTGGCGGTGGATAGCGGATCCGGACTCAATGAGCTTGAACGTCGCTGGAGCTCGTCAAGCGAGATGGTGTCTGCAAAGGCGCGCGCTTTGGAGAGGGTGCTGAGGCATCGCAACATTCTTCTGGCCAGAAACCCTCTTGGTGATCGCTTTGATCAACCGCTGAGGGCTGCACTCACAGCAATGGTTCTTGACCAGCCCGTACCACCGGAGACAGGTTCGGCCTCAGCATTGCGTTATCTGCGAGACCGGATTTCCGTGCCCCGGGATATGCCGCTGGAGAGCGCCAGGTTGCTGAGGAAGTGTCTGGAGTCCACTGCGGCACTGGATGGTGATCAGCATCCAGATGCACTGCCGTTTGAGCATCGTTTCGATCAGGATCCCAGGCCTTTTTTGACCCATCACAGCTGA